AGGCGCGACTCTTCGAATACTTTGTTAACACTTAGTTATTAATGGAATCATCGTAAATAAAATTTCGAATGTTACACTATAAAAATTGAAAAAACTTAATAAGCATGTAACGAAATGTGGTTATTTCAGATATATAGGGTGAAGGGAGGTAGAAGGGTGGATGAACTTACGGAAATATATGAACAGCATGCGGAACAAGTCTATAAATATTTGATAACACTCTGTCGAAATACGGATTTGGCACAGGAGTTAACGCAGGAAACCTTTTATCAAGCAATTCGCTCGATTGATAATTACAACGGCGAATGCAAAATGTCGGTCTGGCTGTGTCAAATTGCAAAGCATACCTATTATAAATATGTCGATAGGGAAGTAAAGCAAGCGGATCAGCTCCATACAAATGATCACGCAATATCCTTAGAACACGATCTCATTGCTAACGAAAATAAAATTGAACTTTTCCGTATGGTTCATTTGTTGGGTGAGCCATTTAAAGAAGTCGTATTGCTGCGATTATTAGGAGGTTTATCCTTCAAAGAAATTGGTGAAATTCACCAACGAAATGAAAACTGGGCAAGAGTAACTTTTTACAGAGCTAAATTAAAGTTGAGAGAGCGAGGAACTGTGTATGAAGAATGAATGTTACATCGTCCGTGATTTATTGCCTTCCTATATAGATCAACTGTGCAGTGATGAAAGCAAGGTGTTTATCGACCAACATATGAGTCAGTGTGATTCGTGTTCTCGAGTTTTACAGCAAATGAGAACGGAATTTGATGACGTAGAACAAGTAGAGCTACCCATGCGTATCGAGCAAAAAAAGCCATTTGAAAAAGTTTCGCGGTTTTTAACGGCCCAAGGAAACTTCGCGAAATTTTTAAAAGCTTCTTTTTGGCTCTCACTGTTTATTACGATTGTTCTTTTGGTATTCTCTTTTAGTGAATTGGCCATATGGCAGGATGATCAACAAGAAGCTCAACGTGTAGAACAGCAACAGGAGGATATAATGGCTAAGGCTTTTACTGCATTATCAGCACAGGATAGACCGAATGAGATGGCATTACAAAAAGTTTTTGAACAATATCGAGAGCAATTGCAACATATTGCGGTATTCTCAACGGATGATATCGAAGACACTAGCACATCACAAAAGGAGCCAACTACTGTATTTCCCATTGATTACGAAAGAGCTTCGCTTATCGTAGGGCAAGGCGGAAAAATTAGCGAATCGATTGTTCCAAACGAATATGACATTGGAACGATGGCTATGGCAAACAATGAATGGGTCGTCCAATTTGAATACAAACAATCCTATTTGGAAACTGTTGAAGCTGCCCATCAAATAAAATATTACTCTTCTAGTATTTGGGAGTTGTTTATTATACCAATCACTTTCAGTATTATTAGTTTGTTTATTTTCATTACCTGGAGATATCAAAAACGAATTATGAAACCGATGAGAGCTCAAGTAGATTGAATGAATCTTGTCTAATTGTAAAAAAGCTCCTCTATTTAGCGAGTCATGCTTTGTTGACATACGACAAATTCCCCGAAGAAGGAACTTCATTAGAAGCGCCTTCTTTTTTTAGTTAGAAAGCATAAATCCCTCAACACTTTTCATGTTGTATAAGAAAAAACTCCCTCATGATAGTTATTGACAAAATATTATTTATCGTTAAAATTAATTTTAATGATAAATAATATTTGGGTGGTGGTTTTTTGTTCAAGAGTAAAAATATCCGGAATCTGTTCCTTGGAAGATTGGTGTCTGTGTCGGGCGATAGCCTGTACGAAGTCGCAGTGATCTGGTATGTGTTTGAATTAAGTCAAAATGCGCTTTATACAGGTGTGGCCGCAGCGATTGTGATGATTCCGAAATGCTTTAATTTTCTTCTAGGGCCACTGATCGAAGAGATGAACAAAACGAAAATATTGCTTCACGCCCAGTTTTTTCAATTCCTCTTGATGTTGGCCATTCCTGTGGGAATTTCGCTAGGCTATGAATCTGTCTTTCTTGTACTGGCCATCATGTTTTTTATTTCTTTTCTTGAAAATTTTCAGGGGACCGCTGAAATTGCGGTGGTCCCCCAATTGGTTGCGAAAGAAGATCGAGGTAAATTCAATTCTGCGATCAGCAGCAGCGGGCAAATGGTGGATATCGGCATGAAGGCAGTTTTTGCCGGATTCATCTTAACTATCGGGGTGCAGAATATTTACCTATTCAATGCGCTGACATTTTTGGCAGCGGCCTTCTTTTTCAGCATGATAAAGGTCAAACCGCCTGTTGAAAGTGTGAAGCGAGAAGTGAGCGATTGGGCGGCCTATAAGAAAAGCTTGAAATCGGGATTCGTCTATTTTTTCACATCCAAAATCGTCTTTATCTGTTTGCCTTTTTTAATCGCCAATTTTTCGTTCGGTATGGCAGA
This is a stretch of genomic DNA from Planococcus maritimus. It encodes these proteins:
- a CDS encoding zf-HC2 domain-containing protein → MKNECYIVRDLLPSYIDQLCSDESKVFIDQHMSQCDSCSRVLQQMRTEFDDVEQVELPMRIEQKKPFEKVSRFLTAQGNFAKFLKASFWLSLFITIVLLVFSFSELAIWQDDQQEAQRVEQQQEDIMAKAFTALSAQDRPNEMALQKVFEQYREQLQHIAVFSTDDIEDTSTSQKEPTTVFPIDYERASLIVGQGGKISESIVPNEYDIGTMAMANNEWVVQFEYKQSYLETVEAAHQIKYYSSSIWELFIIPITFSIISLFIFITWRYQKRIMKPMRAQVD
- a CDS encoding MFS transporter — protein: MFKSKNIRNLFLGRLVSVSGDSLYEVAVIWYVFELSQNALYTGVAAAIVMIPKCFNFLLGPLIEEMNKTKILLHAQFFQFLLMLAIPVGISLGYESVFLVLAIMFFISFLENFQGTAEIAVVPQLVAKEDRGKFNSAISSSGQMVDIGMKAVFAGFILTIGVQNIYLFNALTFLAAAFFFSMIKVKPPVESVKREVSDWAAYKKSLKSGFVYFFTSKIVFICLPFLIANFSFGMAEAILPVYANERGGAEQYGMFIVAITLGNLTGSVLVVKVMKFPLGLLMMILPLLSFILWFSSVIISNNWISTVSLGLALIPFGMMSILLITFLQTSIEEHLLARVSSIIDSVLVSAMPLGAILGGVFTSVIGVDYMMMISSFGLVGIAFYFFLNKKIRSLPKIEDIQLQQQA
- a CDS encoding RNA polymerase sigma factor yields the protein MDELTEIYEQHAEQVYKYLITLCRNTDLAQELTQETFYQAIRSIDNYNGECKMSVWLCQIAKHTYYKYVDREVKQADQLHTNDHAISLEHDLIANENKIELFRMVHLLGEPFKEVVLLRLLGGLSFKEIGEIHQRNENWARVTFYRAKLKLRERGTVYEE